From a single Fusobacterium pseudoperiodonticum genomic region:
- a CDS encoding P-loop NTPase fold protein: protein MSKKKVFKKDFLINMLWVFLLSLVFFYSFSISFEFYFLILLGIWFFSVLQYPLNKNRYWYIQFFLLSITNSISFYLVKYIQEESFSELTINILIVCYCILYLFILSQKENDKSKINLKTHEELFTERKYDLKRLIDYLNNFSIVGINGEWGSGKSFLTDHLQDFTLIKIDLLSCNIDEIQSVIINEIDKLLKNEGIFSPFSPKLKKIIQQGKLFENISLFFIKNDISYSEAITGLRNNLRSITKPVVIVYEDLDRVENSTVIKQILGISEKISGDNIKILYQFSEINLLEKGIDRAYLEKYIPFILNLTDIPFKSTLSYVLEEKSNKDFLLKEEDFTFLYSPIYLPHFKNFDTLNRPLTSMRFELTNVTIRKTQLFLTELNQVITEKEIYKKNKRVVILFFLLKHFYYEAYKKIYPGESILDSFTFLYQDKKDTILNWVIYCHNEKINILDLMTIENNKLSAFIISIFEYNCDIETINNDFEDFVNEARNNLKNKNLNEQKDRIIWSLIANGKSEYTDCEKFVNSFYDEVINTPKTEWIKNFENLWSNLFDRKYKDMEKRDNNTIFRMGIPGMISLFQANYVIGRTGSQWINLIDFYFLYNKNLDTITPELIECLCYCELSDRNSYLYIINKFNNLKITKNLNSHKSYKRFLLEYLSMFSTLGFCDTHDIWDLRDKSKEYIDTKTIEKFVFSPLKKKLKKLLSNVKLKIVQKDIEIIIKFLDKNIELINTNDNFEKPDIHFESKVTVRSFNQEIVDKLNQSKLNEKDFEKEVIEKYINQEITPSEVSNLERYQNNKL from the coding sequence TTGTCTAAAAAAAAGGTTTTTAAAAAAGATTTTCTTATAAATATGTTATGGGTATTTTTACTATCTTTAGTATTTTTTTATTCTTTTTCTATTTCTTTTGAATTTTATTTTTTGATTCTTTTAGGAATATGGTTTTTTTCAGTTTTACAGTATCCTTTAAATAAAAATAGATATTGGTATATACAATTTTTTCTCCTTAGTATTACTAATTCTATTTCATTTTATTTAGTAAAATATATTCAAGAAGAATCTTTTTCTGAATTAACTATTAATATTTTAATTGTGTGCTATTGTATTCTATATCTTTTTATTCTTTCACAAAAAGAAAATGATAAATCTAAAATAAATCTTAAAACTCATGAAGAATTATTTACTGAACGTAAGTATGATTTAAAAAGGCTTATTGATTATTTAAATAACTTTTCTATTGTTGGAATAAATGGAGAATGGGGAAGCGGTAAATCTTTTTTAACAGATCATTTACAAGATTTTACACTAATTAAGATTGATTTATTATCTTGTAATATAGATGAAATTCAATCAGTAATCATAAATGAAATCGACAAATTATTGAAAAATGAGGGGATATTTTCACCATTCTCTCCAAAATTAAAGAAGATTATCCAACAAGGTAAATTATTTGAAAATATTAGTCTATTTTTTATTAAAAATGATATTTCTTATTCAGAAGCTATAACTGGACTTCGTAACAATTTAAGAAGTATTACTAAACCTGTTGTTATTGTTTATGAAGACTTGGATAGAGTTGAAAATTCTACTGTAATAAAACAGATACTTGGTATATCTGAAAAAATTTCTGGTGATAATATTAAGATTCTTTATCAATTTTCAGAAATAAATCTTTTAGAAAAAGGAATAGATAGAGCTTATCTTGAAAAATACATACCTTTTATATTAAATTTAACAGATATTCCATTTAAAAGTACTTTATCTTATGTTCTTGAAGAAAAATCTAACAAAGATTTCTTATTAAAAGAAGAAGATTTTACATTTTTATATTCACCAATATACCTGCCTCATTTTAAAAATTTTGATACTCTTAATCGCCCTTTAACTTCTATGAGATTTGAACTAACAAATGTCACTATAAGAAAAACTCAACTTTTTCTAACTGAGCTTAATCAAGTTATCACTGAAAAAGAAATTTATAAAAAAAACAAAAGAGTTGTTATCCTATTTTTCTTATTAAAACATTTTTATTATGAAGCTTATAAAAAAATATATCCAGGAGAAAGCATCTTGGATAGCTTTACTTTCCTATATCAAGATAAAAAAGATACTATATTAAATTGGGTAATATATTGTCATAATGAAAAAATTAATATATTAGATTTAATGACAATTGAAAACAATAAACTGTCAGCATTTATTATTAGTATTTTTGAATATAATTGTGATATTGAAACTATTAATAATGATTTTGAAGATTTTGTAAATGAAGCTAGAAATAATTTAAAAAATAAAAATCTAAATGAACAAAAAGACCGTATTATTTGGAGCCTTATAGCTAATGGTAAATCTGAATATACTGATTGCGAAAAATTTGTAAACTCTTTTTATGATGAAGTCATAAACACTCCTAAAACAGAATGGATAAAAAATTTTGAAAATCTTTGGTCAAATTTATTTGATAGAAAATATAAAGATATGGAAAAAAGAGATAATAATACAATATTTAGAATGGGAATTCCTGGTATGATTTCACTATTTCAAGCAAATTATGTTATTGGAAGAACAGGCTCACAATGGATAAACCTTATTGACTTTTATTTTTTATACAATAAAAATTTGGATACAATAACACCTGAATTGATAGAATGTTTATGTTATTGTGAGTTATCTGATAGAAATTCCTATTTATATATTATTAATAAATTCAATAATCTTAAAATTACTAAAAATTTGAACTCACATAAATCGTATAAAAGATTTTTACTTGAATATCTTTCGATGTTTTCAACATTAGGCTTTTGTGACACGCATGATATATGGGATTTAAGAGATAAATCTAAAGAATACATAGATACAAAGACAATTGAAAAATTTGTATTTTCTCCTTTAAAAAAGAAATTAAAAAAATTACTTTCGAATGTAAAATTAAAAATAGTACAAAAAGATATTGAAATAATTATAAAATTTTTGGATAAAAATATAGAACTTATTAATACTAATGATAACTTTGAAAAACCAGATATTCATTTTGAGAGCAAAGTTACTGTTAGAAGTTTTAATCAAGAAATAGTTGACAAATTAAATCAATCAAAATTAAATGAAAAAGACTTTGAAAAAGAAGTTATAGAAAAATATATAAATCAAGAAATAACACCAAGTGAAGTTTCAAACTTGGAAAGATATCAAAATAATAAATTATAA
- a CDS encoding DUF4304 domain-containing protein produces the protein MKARELCEKAWQEIASHFPDFKVTKKGQNLKKISKNKDLTFEIHFQASRHNYSCSAEFSVHFSIYSKSMTKANINNGFIYGGELESLIDRGRIFRWFPLTGASYQHSVNEIIKLLEKYILPICENFEDTKTNIQNILNGNAKSIDLFYYIYFFDGKDSAEQYLNKFINQSNLKKRFKGLYHSLENVAKESIDINVDEFSGASTIKFAYLNGIKIER, from the coding sequence ATGAAAGCTAGAGAACTTTGTGAAAAAGCTTGGCAAGAAATTGCAAGTCATTTTCCTGATTTTAAAGTTACTAAAAAAGGACAAAACTTGAAAAAGATTTCTAAAAATAAAGACCTTACTTTTGAAATTCATTTTCAAGCTAGTCGTCATAATTATTCTTGTAGTGCTGAATTTAGTGTACATTTTTCTATATATTCTAAATCAATGACAAAAGCTAACATAAATAATGGCTTCATCTATGGTGGTGAACTAGAATCTCTTATTGATAGAGGTAGAATTTTTCGTTGGTTTCCTCTTACAGGTGCTAGTTACCAACATTCTGTTAATGAAATTATAAAATTATTAGAAAAATATATTCTTCCTATTTGTGAAAACTTTGAAGATACAAAAACGAATATTCAAAATATATTGAATGGAAATGCAAAAAGTATAGATCTATTTTACTATATATATTTTTTTGATGGAAAAGATAGTGCTGAACAATATTTAAATAAATTTATCAATCAAAGTAATTTAAAAAAAAGATTTAAAGGACTATATCATTCTTTAGAGAATGTAGCTAAGGAATCTATAGATATTAATGTAGACGAGTTTTCTGGAGCAAGTACAATAAAATTTGCTTATTTAAATGGAATAAAGATAGAAAGATAA
- the rlmD gene encoding 23S rRNA (uracil(1939)-C(5))-methyltransferase RlmD, which yields MLKVADIIQIKIDKIVFGGEGLGYYNGFAVFVPMSIPEDELEIEIISVKKTYARGLIKNIIKASPERIDSHKFTFEDFYGCDFAMLKYESQLKYKKLMVEEVMRKIAGLPDIKISDVLASEDVYNYRNKIIEPFSVYGNKIITGFFKRKSHEVFEVDENILNSKLGNRIINELKEILNKNKISVYNEITHKGLLRNVMIRTNSNNEAMLVLIINSNKITENIKNLLFRLREKIEEIKSIYISLNSKKTNTVIGDKNIFIYGEESIKENLNGIEFHISPTSFFQINVKQAKRLYDIAINFFDNIDDKYIVDAYSGTGTIGMIMAKRAKKVYAIEIVKSASEDGEKTAKENGIENIEFINGSVEKELVNLINANKRIDTIIFDPPRKGLEPSIIDKVAELNLKEVVYISCNPSTFARDVKLFSEKGYVLKKLQAVDMFPQTSHIECVGLIEKIN from the coding sequence ATGTTAAAAGTAGCTGATATTATACAAATAAAGATTGATAAAATAGTCTTTGGTGGAGAAGGACTAGGATATTACAATGGTTTTGCTGTTTTTGTTCCTATGTCCATACCTGAAGACGAACTTGAAATAGAAATAATTTCTGTAAAAAAAACTTATGCTAGAGGACTAATTAAAAATATTATCAAGGCTTCACCTGAAAGAATAGACAGTCATAAATTTACTTTTGAAGATTTTTATGGCTGTGATTTTGCTATGCTTAAATATGAAAGTCAATTGAAATACAAAAAACTTATGGTTGAAGAAGTTATGAGAAAAATTGCAGGACTTCCTGATATAAAAATTTCTGATGTTCTAGCAAGTGAAGATGTATATAACTATAGAAATAAGATTATTGAACCTTTCTCTGTCTATGGGAATAAAATTATTACAGGTTTCTTTAAAAGAAAAAGCCATGAAGTTTTTGAGGTTGATGAAAATATATTAAATTCTAAATTAGGTAATAGAATTATAAATGAATTAAAAGAAATTTTAAATAAAAATAAAATCTCTGTCTACAATGAAATTACTCATAAAGGACTTTTGAGAAATGTAATGATAAGAACAAATTCTAATAATGAAGCTATGCTTGTTCTTATTATTAATTCTAATAAGATTACTGAAAATATTAAAAATCTTTTATTTAGACTTAGAGAAAAAATAGAAGAAATTAAATCTATCTATATTTCTTTAAACTCTAAAAAAACTAATACTGTTATTGGAGATAAGAATATTTTTATCTATGGTGAGGAATCTATAAAAGAAAATCTAAATGGAATAGAATTTCATATATCACCTACTTCATTTTTCCAAATTAATGTAAAACAAGCTAAAAGATTGTATGATATAGCAATAAATTTCTTTGACAATATAGATGATAAGTATATTGTTGATGCCTACTCAGGTACAGGTACTATTGGAATGATAATGGCAAAGAGGGCTAAAAAAGTCTATGCTATTGAAATAGTGAAATCTGCTAGTGAAGATGGAGAAAAAACTGCTAAAGAAAATGGAATAGAAAATATTGAGTTTATTAATGGCTCTGTTGAAAAAGAATTAGTCAATCTTATAAATGCTAACAAAAGAATAGATACTATTATATTTGACCCTCCAAGAAAGGGATTAGAGCCTTCTATCATAGACAAGGTTGCTGAACTTAATCTAAAGGAAGTTGTATATATTTCTTGTAATCCCTCAACATTTGCAAGGGATGTGAAGCTATTTTCTGAAAAAGGCTATGTTTTAAAGAAACTACAAGCTGTGGATATGTTCCCACAAACTAGCCATATTGAATGTGTGGGATTGATAGAAAAAATAAATTAA
- the rsmH gene encoding 16S rRNA (cytosine(1402)-N(4))-methyltransferase RsmH: MEKIGNDYHIPVLYYETLDNLVINPDGVYIDCTLGGGSHSEGILERLSDKGLLLSIDQDSNAIEYSKKRLEKYASKWKVLKGNFENIDTLAYMAGIDKVDGILMDIGVSSKQLDEAERGFSYRYDVKLDMRMNTDQKLSAYDVVNTYSEEELSRIIFEYGEERFARKIAKLICENRKTKPITTTFELVALIRRAYPERASKHPAKKTFQAIRIEVNRELEVLENAMSKAVELLKVGGRLGIITFHSLEDRIVKNKFKDLATACKCPKDIPICMCGGVKKFEVITRKPIIPVEDELKNNNRAHSSKLRILERILD; encoded by the coding sequence ATGGAAAAAATTGGAAATGATTATCATATCCCTGTCTTGTATTATGAAACTTTAGATAATCTTGTTATAAATCCTGATGGTGTATATATAGACTGTACTCTTGGAGGAGGAAGTCACTCTGAAGGAATATTAGAAAGATTATCTGATAAAGGACTTCTTCTATCTATAGATCAAGATAGTAATGCAATAGAATATTCAAAAAAGAGATTAGAAAAATATGCTTCTAAATGGAAGGTTCTAAAAGGGAATTTTGAAAATATAGATACTCTAGCCTATATGGCAGGAATTGATAAGGTAGATGGAATACTTATGGATATAGGTGTTTCTTCTAAACAACTAGATGAGGCTGAAAGAGGTTTCTCGTATAGATATGATGTGAAACTTGATATGAGAATGAACACCGATCAAAAATTATCTGCCTATGATGTAGTTAATACTTATTCTGAAGAAGAGTTATCAAGAATAATTTTTGAATATGGTGAAGAAAGATTTGCTAGAAAAATTGCCAAATTAATCTGTGAAAATAGAAAAACTAAGCCTATAACAACAACTTTTGAATTAGTTGCTTTAATTAGAAGAGCCTATCCTGAAAGAGCTTCAAAGCACCCTGCTAAAAAGACTTTTCAGGCTATCAGAATCGAGGTTAACAGAGAATTAGAAGTTTTAGAAAATGCAATGTCTAAGGCTGTTGAACTTTTAAAAGTTGGAGGAAGATTAGGAATAATTACTTTCCACTCATTAGAAGATAGGATAGTTAAAAATAAATTTAAAGACTTAGCAACAGCTTGTAAATGTCCTAAAGATATTCCTATTTGCATGTGTGGTGGAGTAAAGAAATTTGAAGTTATAACAAGAAAACCTATAATACCTGTAGAAGATGAATTAAAAAATAATAATAGAGCTCACTCTTCTAAACTTAGAATTTTAGAAAGGATTTTAGATTAA
- a CDS encoding YggT family protein, translating into MPLLTYSLITILDRMIWCVYILIMIRIFLSWIPMDNNFTDLIYNLTNPILKPFKDFLDKFIDLPIDFSPMLLVLTLEALQKILVKIIIALTW; encoded by the coding sequence ATGCCACTTTTAACATATTCACTTATAACAATATTAGATAGAATGATTTGGTGTGTTTACATACTAATAATGATTAGAATTTTTTTATCTTGGATACCAATGGATAATAACTTTACTGACCTTATATATAATTTAACTAACCCTATATTGAAACCATTTAAAGACTTTTTAGATAAATTTATAGATTTACCTATAGACTTTTCACCAATGCTTCTAGTTTTAACTTTAGAAGCTTTACAAAAGATTTTAGTCAAAATAATTATTGCTTTAACTTGGTAA
- the pgsA gene encoding CDP-diacylglycerol--glycerol-3-phosphate 3-phosphatidyltransferase, whose amino-acid sequence MNLPNRLTMIRFLLAIPFIMFLQASDSSKFGFIFRMISLVIFVVASLTDFFDGYIARKYNLITDFGKIMDPLADKILVISALVIFVQLEYIPGWMSIIVLAREFLISGIRILAAAKGEIIAAGNLGKYKTTSQMLVIVIALAIGPIGFTLAGHFFTIAEVLMLIPVILTIWSGWEYTFKAKHYFLEQ is encoded by the coding sequence ATGAATTTACCTAATAGATTAACTATGATTAGATTTTTATTGGCTATCCCTTTTATAATGTTTTTACAAGCATCTGATTCAAGTAAATTTGGTTTTATCTTTAGAATGATTTCTCTTGTGATATTTGTTGTTGCCTCATTGACTGATTTCTTTGATGGATATATTGCAAGAAAATACAATCTTATAACTGATTTCGGGAAAATTATGGATCCTCTTGCAGATAAGATACTTGTAATCTCTGCACTTGTAATATTTGTGCAACTAGAATATATTCCAGGTTGGATGTCTATCATCGTCTTAGCACGTGAATTTCTGATCAGTGGAATAAGAATACTAGCGGCAGCCAAGGGAGAAATCATAGCAGCTGGTAATCTAGGAAAGTATAAGACAACTAGCCAAATGCTCGTTATTGTAATCGCTTTAGCAATAGGACCTATTGGTTTTACACTGGCTGGGCACTTCTTTACAATAGCTGAAGTCTTAATGCTAATTCCTGTTATCTTAACAATATGGTCAGGTTGGGAATATACGTTTAAGGCTAAACATTATTTTTTAGAACAATAG
- the pnp gene encoding polyribonucleotide nucleotidyltransferase, producing the protein MFDEKIMELELAGRILKVSTGKISRQSSGAIVIQYGDTVVLSTANRSKEARKGADFFPLTVDYVEKFYSTGKFPGGFNKREGRPSTNATLIARLIDRPIRPMFPEGFNYDVHIVNTVLSYDEVNTPDYLGIIGSSLALMISDIPFLGPVAGVTVGYKNGEFILNPSPAELEESELDLSVAGTKDAVNMVEAGAKELDEETMLKAIMFAHDNIKKICEFQEVFAKLYGKENIEFTKEEVLPLVKDFIDTNGHKRLQEAVLTTGKKNREEAVDSLEEELLNKFIGENYPDVPEEELPEDVITEFKTYYHDLMKKLVREAILYHKHRVDGRTTTEIRPLDAQINVLPIPHGSALFTRGETQSLAITTLGTKADEQLIDDLEKEYYKKFYLHYNFPPYSVGEVGRMGSPGRRELGHGSLAERALRYVIPSEEEFPYTIRVVSEITESNGSSSQASICGGSLSLMSAGVPIKEHVAGIAMGLIKEGEEFTVLTDIMGLEDHLGDMDFKVAGTKSGITALQMDIKITGITEEIMRIALNQAHEARQQILELMNNTISKPAELKSNVPRIQQITIPKDKIAVLIGPGGKNIKSIIDQTGATVDITDDGLVSVFAQDAEVLEKTLKLIDSFVREVEYNEVYEGRVVSIMKFGAFMEILPGKEGLLHISEISPERVEKVEDVLSVGDVFKVRVISMEGGKISLSKKKV; encoded by the coding sequence ATGTTTGATGAAAAAATTATGGAGCTAGAGCTTGCTGGAAGAATTTTAAAAGTATCTACTGGTAAAATCTCTAGACAATCTAGTGGAGCTATTGTTATTCAATACGGTGATACAGTTGTTTTATCTACTGCTAACCGTAGTAAAGAAGCTAGAAAGGGAGCTGACTTTTTCCCTTTAACTGTTGACTATGTAGAAAAATTCTATTCTACTGGTAAATTCCCTGGAGGTTTTAACAAAAGAGAAGGAAGACCTTCAACAAATGCTACTTTGATAGCTAGACTTATTGACAGACCAATAAGACCAATGTTCCCTGAAGGTTTCAACTATGATGTACATATTGTTAATACAGTTCTATCATATGATGAAGTGAATACACCTGATTACTTAGGTATAATCGGTTCTTCACTTGCACTTATGATTTCTGATATTCCATTCTTAGGACCTGTTGCAGGGGTTACAGTTGGATACAAAAATGGCGAATTTATTTTAAACCCTTCTCCTGCTGAATTAGAAGAAAGTGAACTTGATCTTTCTGTTGCAGGAACAAAAGATGCTGTAAACATGGTTGAAGCAGGAGCAAAAGAATTAGATGAAGAAACTATGTTAAAAGCTATTATGTTTGCACATGACAACATCAAAAAAATCTGTGAATTTCAAGAAGTTTTTGCTAAATTATATGGAAAAGAAAATATAGAATTTACAAAAGAAGAAGTTTTACCTCTTGTTAAAGACTTCATCGATACAAATGGACACAAAAGATTACAAGAAGCTGTATTAACTACAGGTAAGAAAAATAGAGAAGAAGCTGTTGATTCTTTAGAAGAAGAACTATTAAATAAATTCATAGGAGAAAATTATCCTGATGTTCCTGAAGAAGAATTACCAGAAGATGTAATTACTGAATTTAAAACTTACTACCATGATTTAATGAAAAAATTAGTAAGAGAAGCTATCCTATATCATAAACATAGAGTTGATGGAAGAACTACTACAGAAATTAGACCTCTAGATGCTCAAATTAATGTTTTACCTATTCCACATGGGTCAGCTCTATTTACAAGAGGAGAAACTCAATCTCTTGCTATAACTACATTAGGAACAAAAGCTGATGAACAATTAATAGATGATTTAGAAAAAGAATACTATAAAAAATTCTACCTACACTATAACTTCCCTCCATACTCAGTTGGAGAAGTGGGAAGAATGGGATCACCTGGAAGAAGAGAATTAGGACACGGTTCACTTGCTGAAAGAGCTTTAAGATATGTTATCCCTAGTGAAGAAGAATTCCCTTATACTATAAGAGTTGTTTCTGAAATAACAGAATCTAATGGTTCATCTTCACAAGCTTCTATCTGTGGAGGTTCATTATCACTTATGTCTGCTGGAGTTCCTATAAAAGAACATGTTGCAGGTATAGCTATGGGACTTATCAAAGAAGGAGAAGAATTCACTGTTTTAACAGATATAATGGGACTTGAAGATCACTTAGGAGATATGGACTTTAAAGTTGCTGGTACTAAATCTGGTATCACAGCTCTACAAATGGATATTAAAATCACAGGTATAACTGAAGAAATCATGAGAATTGCTTTAAATCAAGCTCATGAAGCTAGACAACAAATATTAGAACTTATGAATAATACAATTTCTAAACCTGCTGAATTAAAATCTAATGTACCTAGAATTCAACAAATCACTATTCCAAAAGACAAAATTGCTGTTCTTATTGGGCCAGGTGGAAAAAATATTAAGAGTATCATAGATCAAACAGGTGCTACTGTTGACATAACAGATGATGGACTTGTATCTGTTTTTGCTCAAGATGCTGAAGTTTTAGAAAAGACTTTAAAACTTATAGATTCTTTTGTTAGAGAAGTTGAATACAACGAAGTTTATGAAGGGCGTGTTGTTTCTATAATGAAATTTGGTGCATTTATGGAAATTTTACCTGGTAAAGAAGGTTTACTACATATATCTGAAATCTCTCCTGAAAGAGTTGAAAAAGTTGAAGATGTACTTTCAGTTGGAGATGTTTTCAAAGTTAGAGTTATTTCTATGGAAGGTGGAAAAATCTCTTTAAGTAAGAAAAAAGTTTAA
- the ybaK gene encoding Cys-tRNA(Pro) deacylase — MKKTNAIRELETHKIEHIVREYEVDEDHLDALSVAIKTNEDITRIFKTLVLLNEKKEMIVACIPGLEKLDLKKLAKISGSKKVEMLPMKDLFSMTGYLRGGCSPIAIKKRHTAFIHNSATDNETILISGGLRGLQIEISPQKLIDYLNLKVADIIE; from the coding sequence ATGAAAAAAACAAATGCAATAAGAGAATTAGAAACACACAAAATAGAACACATTGTTAGAGAATATGAAGTTGACGAAGATCATTTAGATGCTTTGTCAGTAGCAATAAAAACTAATGAGGACATCACAAGGATATTTAAAACTTTGGTTCTGTTAAACGAAAAGAAAGAAATGATTGTAGCTTGTATTCCAGGTTTAGAAAAATTAGACTTAAAAAAATTAGCAAAAATTTCAGGAAGTAAAAAAGTTGAAATGTTACCAATGAAAGATTTATTTTCTATGACTGGTTATTTAAGAGGAGGTTGCTCTCCTATAGCTATTAAAAAAAGACATACTGCCTTTATTCACAATTCAGCTACTGACAATGAAACTATTTTAATAAGCGGAGGTTTGAGAGGTTTACAAATAGAAATCTCTCCACAAAAATTAATTGACTATTTAAATTTAAAAGTTGCTGACATTATTGAATAG
- a CDS encoding 2-hydroxycarboxylate transporter family protein, producing the protein MAKKNFKELFDPKESKWGGISLPMFLAALVVVVIMVYVPFGLDKEGNPGSFLRPNFLIMFSALAIFGLLFGEIGDRIPIWNDFIGGGTILVFFMAAVFGTYGLVPEKFMKAVDVFYNKQPVNFLEMFIPALIVGSVLTVDRKTLIKSISGYIPLIIVGVFGASVCGMAVGFIFGKTPQDVMMNYVLPIMGGGTGAGAIPMSEMWSSKTGRPASEWFAFAISILSIANVFAIITGALLKKLGEVKPNLTGNGELIIDNSKEAIRDKEVEVKPELTDTTAAFILTGILLMTAHILGELWSAFAKSHNIDFELHRLVFLILLTMFLNIANVVPDKLKAGAKRMQTFFSKHTIWILMAAVGFTTDVKEIGAALLPSNVLIALAIVFGAVGFIMLVARKMKFYPIEAAITAGLCMANRGGAGDVAVLGAADRMDLMSFAQISSRIGGAMMLVFGSVLFSIFAS; encoded by the coding sequence ATGGCGAAAAAAAATTTTAAAGAATTATTTGATCCGAAAGAATCAAAATGGGGTGGAATAAGCTTACCTATGTTCTTAGCAGCATTAGTAGTTGTCGTAATAATGGTATATGTACCTTTTGGATTAGATAAAGAAGGAAACCCAGGAAGTTTTTTAAGACCTAACTTTTTAATTATGTTCTCAGCTTTAGCTATATTTGGTCTTTTATTTGGAGAAATTGGTGACAGAATTCCTATATGGAATGACTTTATAGGTGGAGGAACTATCCTAGTTTTCTTTATGGCTGCCGTATTTGGAACTTATGGATTAGTTCCTGAAAAATTTATGAAAGCTGTCGATGTCTTTTATAATAAACAGCCTGTTAATTTCTTAGAAATGTTTATACCTGCGTTGATAGTTGGATCAGTTTTGACAGTTGACAGAAAGACTCTTATTAAGTCAATAAGTGGATATATACCTCTAATTATAGTTGGTGTATTTGGAGCTTCTGTTTGTGGTATGGCTGTAGGATTTATCTTTGGAAAAACTCCTCAAGATGTAATGATGAATTATGTTTTACCTATAATGGGTGGAGGAACTGGAGCAGGAGCTATACCTATGTCTGAAATGTGGTCTTCAAAAACTGGTAGACCTGCATCAGAATGGTTTGCTTTTGCTATTTCTATTCTAAGTATAGCTAACGTTTTTGCAATAATAACAGGAGCATTATTAAAGAAATTAGGAGAAGTTAAACCTAATTTAACAGGTAATGGAGAATTAATTATAGATAATTCAAAAGAAGCTATAAGAGATAAAGAAGTTGAGGTTAAACCTGAACTTACAGATACAACTGCTGCATTTATCTTAACAGGAATATTATTGATGACAGCTCATATTCTAGGAGAACTTTGGTCGGCATTTGCAAAAAGTCATAATATAGATTTTGAATTACATCGTTTAGTATTCTTAATTCTTTTAACTATGTTCTTAAATATTGCTAATGTAGTTCCTGATAAACTAAAAGCTGGAGCAAAAAGAATGCAAACTTTCTTCTCTAAACATACAATTTGGATACTAATGGCTGCTGTTGGATTTACAACAGATGTAAAAGAAATAGGTGCTGCACTGTTACCTTCTAATGTTTTAATTGCTTTAGCTATAGTATTTGGAGCAGTTGGATTTATTATGTTAGTTGCTAGAAAAATGAAATTCTATCCAATTGAAGCTGCTATCACTGCTGGACTTTGTATGGCAAACAGAGGAGGAGCAGGAGACGTTGCAGTTCTAGGAGCTGCTGATAGAATGGATCTTATGTCATTTGCTCAAATATCTTCTCGTATAGGAGGAGCTATGATGCTAGTATTTGGTTCTGTACTATTTAGTATCTTTGCATCATAA